Proteins encoded by one window of Akkermansia muciniphila ATCC BAA-835:
- a CDS encoding FAD-binding oxidoreductase — protein MSLKEDISRILGPEKVSGAPDVLATHAGDKWYASVLPEAVVFPESTEDVSLLLRYASSMNIPVTARGGGVGYVGGCVPVRGGISLSLERMNRILEISPEDGVAVVEPGVITADLQREARALGWFYPPDPASRKECSIGGNIATNAGGPRCLKYGVTRAYVLGLTVVLASGEVVECGGRTHKNKTGFDIGDLFIGSEGMLGIITRAVLRLIPHPEAFGALSAGFPQFPLAAAAVQRILNSGHLPSALEITDSFTLRAARNYLGDSALPSGCRGHLIVEVDGRRPAVREELDSLCTLLEECGATGILRADTEAEAEAIWQLRREFSYSLKATGMTKLNEDIVIPRSRLVALVEFCEALNRETGLDIACFGHSGDGNIHTNIMVDDYANPEKKALADACVDRLFHWVLAHGGAITGEHGIGLAKAKWFRKAVGEGAYHLHELVKSALDPKNLLNPGKMGLP, from the coding sequence ATGTCTTTGAAAGAAGACATTTCCCGCATTCTGGGGCCTGAAAAAGTTTCCGGAGCCCCGGATGTGCTGGCGACGCACGCCGGGGACAAATGGTACGCCTCCGTGCTGCCGGAGGCAGTCGTTTTCCCGGAAAGTACGGAAGACGTCTCCCTGTTGCTGCGCTATGCATCCTCCATGAACATCCCCGTCACGGCCCGCGGCGGCGGGGTGGGATACGTAGGAGGGTGTGTTCCCGTGCGCGGAGGCATCAGCCTTTCCCTGGAACGGATGAACCGTATCCTGGAGATATCCCCGGAAGACGGCGTTGCCGTGGTGGAACCCGGAGTTATCACAGCGGATCTCCAGCGGGAAGCCCGTGCTCTGGGATGGTTCTACCCGCCGGACCCGGCCTCCAGAAAGGAATGCAGCATCGGAGGAAACATCGCCACGAACGCAGGCGGCCCCAGATGCCTGAAATATGGAGTCACCAGAGCTTACGTGCTGGGGCTGACCGTGGTGCTTGCCAGCGGAGAGGTAGTGGAATGCGGCGGACGCACCCATAAAAACAAGACGGGGTTCGATATCGGGGACCTTTTTATCGGTTCGGAAGGAATGCTGGGCATCATCACCCGGGCCGTTTTGAGGCTCATCCCCCACCCGGAAGCATTCGGCGCGCTCAGCGCCGGCTTCCCGCAATTCCCGCTGGCCGCTGCCGCCGTGCAGCGCATCCTGAACAGCGGGCATCTTCCCTCCGCCCTGGAAATAACGGACAGTTTCACTCTCCGCGCCGCCCGGAACTATCTGGGGGACAGCGCCCTGCCTTCCGGCTGCCGCGGCCACCTGATTGTGGAAGTGGACGGCAGGCGGCCCGCCGTGCGTGAGGAACTGGATTCGCTATGCACCCTGCTGGAAGAATGCGGCGCGACCGGAATTCTGCGCGCAGACACGGAAGCGGAGGCGGAAGCCATCTGGCAACTCCGCCGGGAATTTTCCTACAGCCTGAAAGCAACCGGAATGACCAAGCTCAACGAAGACATCGTCATCCCCAGATCGCGCCTGGTGGCCCTGGTGGAATTCTGCGAGGCCCTGAACCGGGAAACAGGGCTGGACATCGCGTGTTTCGGCCATTCCGGGGACGGCAACATCCATACCAACATCATGGTGGACGATTATGCGAATCCAGAGAAGAAAGCCCTGGCGGACGCCTGTGTGGACAGGCTGTTCCACTGGGTGCTGGCACACGGAGGCGCCATTACCGGGGAACACGGCATCGGCCTGGCGAAGGCCAAATGGTTCCGGAAAGCCGTGGGGGAAGGCGCCTACCACCTGCACGAACTGGTCAAATCCGCCCTGGACCCAAAAAATTTGCTGAATCCTGGAAAAATGGGGCTTCCGTAA
- a CDS encoding DOMON-like domain-containing protein, translated as MQVIIHQWAFNGSFDQLASLPRQELVNDWFGYDVEPSAEFAFATDGEFLWFLASRSKAATIHPEARPGQFQPELWRYDLAEWFMAAGDGTNYWEFNLAPNGAWWACAFSDTRRANEDIPAPLAVDTKCILTDEGWCAMARIPLNELRGVDIRDCKLAATFILDTPDQIFLTTADDLSGNPDFHRPDCFCTPILK; from the coding sequence ATGCAAGTAATCATTCACCAATGGGCCTTCAACGGAAGCTTCGACCAGCTTGCCTCCCTGCCCCGCCAGGAACTCGTCAACGACTGGTTCGGCTATGATGTGGAGCCAAGTGCGGAATTCGCCTTCGCCACGGACGGAGAATTCCTCTGGTTTCTGGCTTCCCGCAGCAAGGCAGCCACCATCCATCCGGAAGCCCGGCCCGGCCAGTTCCAGCCGGAGCTATGGCGGTACGACCTGGCGGAATGGTTCATGGCCGCGGGAGACGGCACCAATTACTGGGAATTCAACCTTGCGCCCAACGGCGCATGGTGGGCCTGCGCCTTTTCCGATACCCGCCGCGCCAATGAAGACATCCCCGCTCCGCTGGCCGTGGATACCAAGTGCATTCTGACGGACGAGGGATGGTGCGCCATGGCCCGGATTCCGCTGAACGAACTGCGCGGCGTGGACATCCGCGACTGCAAGCTGGCAGCCACGTTCATCCTGGATACTCCGGACCAGATTTTCCTGACTACGGCGGACGACCTTTCCGGCAATCCGGATTTCCACCGCCCGGACTGCTTCTGCACCCCCATTCTCAAATAA
- a CDS encoding alpha/beta hydrolase, which translates to MHFQRTLNRFSRENVPGYLAVFIGGFGDMFAGCLSRVEKGFPGFLPGVEYATAYYHWDGGGCGVFFDRCGKIAVELEELRRRYPGLPVVLIGHSYGGSCAVEVARRQSVQAAPLCLLTVDAVARRQKSVRPACVEWWGNAYLQDGGGFMDAVPRIGGRWGHCAGADANLAFSGYSRDREGRLYSHRRPAPMLYEPPGEEACSLFQAAASWLERNLPD; encoded by the coding sequence ATGCATTTTCAAAGGACGCTGAATCGGTTTTCCCGCGAAAACGTTCCCGGGTATCTGGCTGTGTTCATCGGCGGTTTCGGGGACATGTTTGCGGGTTGTTTGAGCCGTGTGGAGAAAGGATTTCCCGGTTTTTTGCCGGGTGTGGAGTACGCAACGGCTTATTACCACTGGGACGGAGGCGGCTGCGGCGTGTTTTTTGACAGGTGCGGAAAAATAGCGGTGGAGCTGGAAGAGCTGAGACGGAGATATCCCGGGCTGCCTGTCGTGTTGATAGGACACAGCTACGGAGGCTCCTGCGCGGTGGAAGTAGCCAGGCGCCAGTCGGTTCAGGCTGCTCCTCTTTGCCTCCTGACGGTAGATGCCGTGGCGCGCAGGCAAAAGAGCGTGCGTCCGGCCTGTGTGGAATGGTGGGGGAACGCTTACCTGCAGGATGGCGGCGGCTTCATGGACGCGGTGCCCAGAATAGGCGGACGCTGGGGACATTGCGCCGGGGCTGATGCCAATCTTGCTTTTTCCGGCTACAGTCGTGACCGGGAGGGCCGCCTTTATTCTCACCGGCGTCCTGCGCCCATGCTTTATGAGCCGCCTGGGGAAGAAGCATGCAGCCTTTTTCAAGCCGCTGCCTCCTGGCTGGAAAGAAATCTTCCGGACTGA